One window from the genome of Microbulbifer pacificus encodes:
- a CDS encoding saccharopine dehydrogenase family protein, with amino-acid sequence MAKYPVVIYGASGYTGMLIMDWLIDQNIPFTAVARNAGRVQEMMSQRVVRLESATYEIIEAEHTVDSLATAFTGAKVVCNTVGPFVNFGLVGVEAALKAGCHHIDTTGEQEYIRTVRDEYGEQFRQAGLLVSPSLAYMYTFAEIAAELALEHPGIDALETTTLCRGPREGVAGVTVGSTASIFEMLRAREYYLWDGKLKEHAPHTSFNITSPHFMQPVFSLPWGGTSLPIYFEKDSRVKSCVSSVGFYDNDVMQKVHQLSYKWEEEYRDLPREHQDEVIRQVVASTTPSMPPRERTTQMRMVDTAIGRGQLSAVRAEVFGTTAYIATGALQTAAVIKLLEGETNKVGFASGSKAFGHRYLLGFLEERGLARASVTQL; translated from the coding sequence ATGGCCAAATATCCCGTAGTCATTTATGGAGCCAGCGGCTACACCGGCATGCTGATCATGGACTGGCTGATCGATCAGAATATTCCCTTCACCGCCGTGGCCCGCAACGCCGGGCGCGTACAGGAAATGATGTCCCAGCGGGTAGTGCGCCTGGAATCCGCGACCTACGAAATCATCGAAGCGGAACACACTGTCGATAGTCTGGCAACGGCTTTTACCGGCGCCAAGGTGGTGTGTAACACCGTCGGTCCGTTTGTGAATTTTGGTCTGGTCGGCGTTGAAGCCGCATTGAAAGCGGGCTGCCACCACATCGACACCACCGGCGAACAGGAATACATCCGCACCGTGCGCGACGAGTATGGCGAGCAGTTCCGTCAGGCGGGCCTGCTGGTTTCCCCCTCGCTCGCGTACATGTACACCTTCGCGGAAATTGCCGCGGAACTCGCACTGGAGCACCCGGGCATTGACGCGCTGGAAACCACCACCCTGTGCCGCGGCCCACGCGAAGGTGTCGCCGGGGTTACCGTGGGTTCCACCGCGTCCATTTTTGAAATGCTGCGTGCGCGCGAATACTACCTGTGGGACGGCAAACTGAAAGAGCACGCCCCCCACACCTCTTTCAACATCACCTCGCCGCACTTCATGCAGCCGGTGTTCTCCCTGCCCTGGGGCGGTACCTCACTGCCGATTTATTTCGAAAAAGATTCACGGGTGAAGAGCTGTGTTTCCTCCGTCGGCTTCTACGATAACGACGTGATGCAGAAGGTGCACCAGCTCAGTTACAAGTGGGAAGAGGAGTACAGGGACCTGCCGCGTGAACACCAGGATGAGGTGATCAGGCAGGTAGTGGCGTCCACCACTCCGAGCATGCCGCCGCGGGAGCGCACCACGCAAATGCGTATGGTGGATACCGCCATCGGTCGCGGCCAGCTTTCCGCGGTGCGCGCGGAAGTCTTCGGTACCACCGCGTATATCGCCACCGGCGCCCTGCAGACCGCCGCGGTCATCAAACTGCTGGAAGGTGAAACCAACAAGGTGGGCTTCGCCTCCGGCTCCAAGGCCTTCGGTCACCGTTACCTGTTGGGCTTCCTCGAAGAACGCGGCCTGGCGCGCGCTTCCGTCACTCAACTGTAA
- a CDS encoding TonB-dependent receptor — protein sequence MDPVIPLLLVTLAGAAGSQPADASAKSLEEVSVIGRRVNLTGEAISASQGEVGPAEIGGWPLLRTGDLMEFVPGMVATQHSGSGKANQYFLRGFNLDHGTDFATFVDGMPVNLRTHGHGQGYTDLNFVIPETVARLRYRKGPYYADIGDFSSAGSAEFHLSDNLPQGIAEGSVGQYGWRRGVVADSTELASTQVLYGAEWQTYAGPWSDIDEDVGKLNLLARISGDLGKGRGRVTLMSYDNRWNSPDQIPARAVASGMIDAYGSLDPTLGGETSRHSLSAGWDAPLASGELSASAYVVDYEFSLWSNFTYLLDDPQDGDQFKQFDDRRIYGFDLAQSWRGGRSDWELGLQGRRDDIDRVGLYRTSRRDYVSTVREDAVLEDSLGLYASHQYQLTDTVRSYLGLRYDHYDFDVDASLPQNSGTRSDGASSVKGSLAWQPLPVAEFYASYGQGLHSNDARGTVIRIDPNSGDPVDRVDPLVASTGYELGARVFVTDQLHGTLALWNLELDSELLFVGDAGNTEASRPSERNGLELGAYWFATDSLSTELELAYTDASFADRAPSGHDIPGAIPFVASAAVNYSGENGWFAALHLRHFGPYPLIEDGSVESNGSSLINLRVGREFDDWRIQLDLLNALDSDDHDVDYFYGSRLPGENAEGVEDVHFHIFEPRALRASVRYRF from the coding sequence ATGGATCCGGTAATTCCACTGCTATTGGTTACGCTCGCCGGTGCTGCTGGCAGTCAGCCGGCGGACGCATCCGCCAAATCCCTGGAAGAAGTATCGGTCATCGGCCGTCGTGTGAATCTTACCGGCGAGGCGATTTCCGCATCGCAAGGGGAGGTAGGGCCCGCTGAAATCGGTGGCTGGCCGCTGCTGCGCACCGGGGACCTGATGGAGTTTGTGCCCGGCATGGTGGCCACCCAGCACTCCGGTAGCGGCAAGGCCAATCAGTATTTTCTGCGCGGATTCAACCTGGATCACGGTACCGACTTCGCCACCTTCGTCGATGGTATGCCGGTGAACCTGCGAACCCACGGGCACGGTCAGGGGTACACCGATCTCAATTTCGTGATTCCCGAAACTGTCGCGCGGCTGCGCTATCGAAAGGGCCCTTATTACGCGGATATCGGGGATTTTTCATCGGCGGGATCGGCGGAGTTCCACCTGAGCGATAACCTGCCGCAGGGGATTGCCGAGGGCAGTGTCGGGCAGTATGGCTGGCGCCGTGGGGTAGTGGCGGACTCCACTGAATTGGCGTCCACCCAGGTGCTCTATGGTGCTGAGTGGCAGACCTACGCTGGTCCCTGGAGCGATATCGATGAGGACGTGGGCAAGCTCAATCTGCTCGCGCGCATCAGCGGTGACCTGGGCAAAGGACGCGGCCGCGTGACGCTGATGAGCTACGACAACCGTTGGAATTCACCGGATCAGATTCCCGCGCGCGCGGTGGCGTCGGGCATGATTGATGCCTACGGTTCCCTCGACCCGACACTCGGTGGTGAGACCAGTCGACACAGTCTGTCGGCCGGCTGGGATGCCCCGCTGGCCAGCGGCGAGCTCAGCGCCAGCGCCTATGTGGTCGACTACGAGTTTTCCCTCTGGTCCAACTTCACCTACCTGCTTGACGACCCGCAAGACGGTGATCAGTTCAAACAGTTCGACGATCGCCGCATCTATGGATTTGATCTGGCGCAATCCTGGCGCGGCGGCAGAAGCGACTGGGAACTCGGCCTTCAGGGCCGGCGCGACGATATAGACCGCGTCGGCCTCTACCGCACCAGCCGACGCGACTATGTCTCCACGGTGCGCGAGGACGCGGTGCTGGAAGACAGCCTCGGCCTCTACGCCTCACATCAGTACCAGTTGACGGATACGGTGCGTAGTTATCTCGGCCTACGCTACGACCATTATGATTTCGATGTGGATGCGTCGCTGCCCCAGAACAGTGGCACCCGTTCCGATGGCGCCAGTTCGGTGAAAGGGAGCTTGGCCTGGCAGCCGCTGCCGGTGGCAGAATTCTATGCCAGCTATGGCCAGGGCCTGCACTCCAACGATGCGCGCGGTACCGTCATCCGGATTGACCCGAACAGTGGTGATCCGGTGGACAGGGTGGATCCGCTGGTGGCATCCACCGGCTACGAGCTCGGCGCGCGGGTTTTCGTTACCGATCAGCTGCACGGTACGCTCGCATTATGGAATCTGGAGCTGGATTCGGAACTGCTGTTCGTCGGTGACGCCGGCAATACCGAGGCCAGCCGTCCCAGCGAGCGCAATGGCCTTGAGCTGGGGGCTTACTGGTTTGCAACCGACTCGCTGAGTACCGAACTGGAACTCGCGTATACCGATGCGAGCTTCGCCGACCGCGCCCCCTCGGGTCATGATATTCCCGGGGCGATTCCATTTGTCGCCAGTGCCGCGGTGAATTACAGCGGAGAAAATGGCTGGTTTGCTGCACTGCATCTACGCCATTTTGGCCCCTACCCCCTGATCGAGGACGGCAGTGTGGAGTCCAATGGCTCATCCCTGATCAATCTGCGCGTGGGGCGCGAGTTCGATGACTGGCGTATTCAACTGGACTTGCTGAACGCGCTGGATTCCGATGACCACGATGTGGATTATTTTTACGGCTCGCGCCTGCCGGGAGAAAACGCCGAGGGTGTGGAGGATGTCCATTTCCATATTTTCGAACCGCGGGCACTGCGCGCCTCGGTGCGATATCGCTTTTGA
- a CDS encoding AMP-binding protein — protein MAIIDFFDRGWRGNPEGSAYIQDDRHYSFNEVGQLSCRIANALLAEGFGKETKGAVWAGNDVTAWTCTLGLWRANMCWIPVGARNAVEENLYVLDAFDCEILFFQQAFADTIAALQSRLPKIRLWVCVDGESPQVIESISLNGWVETQPASKPEVPVDPDDVIMLSATGGTTGAPKGVMNTHRSTQAFCAHFMMRCTYGGERGGNERPVNLAAAPITHTAGLLSVPCSALGGTVVVVTKPDPALLLGAIPKYKVTELFLPPTVIYRLLDIPDLKQKVDFSSLKYFMYGAAPMSVEKLKQAIDTIGPVMMGGYGQTEAPASIAYLRPDEHFDTDGNLASDTRLSSVGRPNALIRCEIMNEAGEILAAGESGEICVRGDLVMKGYYKAPEKTAEAIIDGWLHTGDIGHIDADGYLHITDRKKDMIISGGFNVYPSEVEQVIWSHPAVRDCAVIGVPDAQWGETVKAMVELNQGQCATAEELVALCKEKLGSVKSPKSVDFIDALPRSPVGKVLKKDLRARYWADSERKI, from the coding sequence ATGGCCATTATCGATTTCTTTGACCGCGGCTGGCGCGGCAATCCGGAGGGCAGCGCGTATATCCAGGACGACCGCCACTACAGTTTCAACGAAGTGGGTCAATTGTCCTGCCGCATTGCCAACGCGCTGCTCGCCGAAGGCTTCGGCAAAGAAACCAAAGGCGCGGTCTGGGCCGGCAACGACGTGACGGCCTGGACCTGCACCCTCGGCCTGTGGCGCGCCAACATGTGCTGGATTCCCGTGGGTGCACGCAATGCCGTGGAGGAAAACCTCTATGTGCTGGACGCCTTTGATTGCGAAATTCTTTTCTTCCAACAGGCGTTCGCCGACACCATCGCCGCGCTGCAGTCGCGGCTGCCGAAAATCCGACTCTGGGTTTGTGTCGATGGCGAATCACCGCAAGTGATCGAGAGTATTTCCCTGAACGGCTGGGTGGAAACCCAGCCAGCCAGTAAACCGGAAGTGCCGGTGGACCCGGACGATGTGATCATGCTGTCCGCCACCGGCGGCACCACCGGCGCACCCAAGGGCGTGATGAACACCCACCGCAGTACCCAGGCCTTCTGCGCGCATTTCATGATGCGCTGTACCTATGGTGGTGAGAGGGGAGGCAACGAGCGCCCGGTGAACCTGGCCGCGGCCCCCATCACCCATACGGCCGGCCTGCTGTCGGTGCCCTGCTCCGCACTCGGCGGTACCGTAGTGGTGGTGACCAAGCCGGACCCGGCCCTGCTGCTGGGCGCCATCCCGAAATACAAGGTCACCGAATTATTCCTGCCGCCGACGGTCATCTACCGCCTGCTGGATATTCCCGACCTGAAACAGAAAGTGGATTTCTCGTCGCTGAAATATTTCATGTACGGCGCCGCGCCCATGTCCGTGGAGAAACTGAAACAGGCTATCGACACCATCGGCCCGGTGATGATGGGCGGCTACGGCCAGACCGAAGCCCCCGCCTCCATCGCCTACCTGCGCCCCGACGAGCACTTCGATACCGATGGCAACCTCGCTTCCGACACGCGCCTGTCTTCCGTCGGCCGCCCCAACGCACTGATCCGTTGCGAAATCATGAACGAAGCGGGAGAAATTCTCGCTGCCGGTGAAAGCGGTGAGATCTGCGTGCGCGGCGACCTGGTGATGAAAGGCTATTACAAAGCCCCGGAAAAAACCGCCGAAGCCATTATCGACGGCTGGCTGCATACCGGTGATATCGGCCATATCGATGCCGACGGTTACCTGCATATCACCGACCGCAAAAAAGACATGATCATCTCCGGCGGTTTCAATGTGTACCCCAGCGAAGTGGAACAGGTGATCTGGAGCCACCCGGCGGTGCGGGACTGCGCGGTAATCGGCGTGCCCGATGCACAGTGGGGCGAAACGGTAAAAGCGATGGTGGAACTGAATCAGGGGCAGTGCGCGACCGCCGAGGAATTGGTTGCCCTGTGCAAGGAAAAACTCGGCTCGGTGAAGTCGCCCAAGTCCGTGGATTTTATCGACGCGCTGCCGCGCAGCCCCGTAGGCAAGGTGCTGAAAAAAGACCTGCGCGCGCGTTATTGGGCCGATAGCGAGCGGAAAATCTGA
- a CDS encoding thiolase family protein produces MSNIYIAGIAMTVFGRHLERSLHDLAGEALKGALRDAGCTTDDLGIAYYAGMTNGPLQGQISIPGQVVLSKIGVHSIPIFNVENACASGSSAVHLAVQSLKAGSADVALALGAEKMNIPDKAKAFALFEGGWDVSRAEENYRTLVKMGEGVAVPEGSTSERPYSRFMDIYAAMCRFHMKTFGTTQRQIAAVSAKNHGHSVHNPNSQFRQPFTVEEILAAPPITYPITLPMCAPLSDGAAAAILCTEEGLKRIGADRKRCIRVAASVIQSFSHRPLEKPELHVGRRAADLAYETAGLGPGDMQVAEVHDASAMGEIIQAENLRLVPLGEGGPAAERGDFTLGGRIPVNTSGGLQSKGHPLGATGIGQLYELVTQLRGEAGARQVVGARHAIQENGGGLQGIEEAALAIHILSK; encoded by the coding sequence ATGAGCAATATCTACATTGCCGGTATCGCCATGACGGTGTTCGGCCGGCATCTTGAACGCAGCCTCCACGATCTCGCCGGCGAAGCGCTAAAAGGCGCGCTCCGCGATGCGGGTTGCACCACCGACGATTTGGGCATCGCCTATTACGCCGGCATGACCAACGGCCCGCTACAGGGCCAGATTTCCATTCCCGGCCAAGTGGTGCTCAGCAAGATCGGTGTGCACAGCATTCCGATCTTCAACGTGGAAAATGCCTGCGCCTCCGGCAGTTCCGCCGTTCATCTGGCGGTGCAGAGCCTGAAAGCCGGCAGCGCCGACGTGGCGCTGGCACTGGGTGCGGAGAAAATGAATATCCCCGATAAAGCCAAAGCCTTCGCACTGTTTGAAGGCGGCTGGGATGTATCCCGCGCGGAAGAGAATTACCGGACGCTGGTAAAAATGGGCGAGGGTGTAGCGGTGCCGGAAGGTTCTACCTCCGAGCGCCCCTACAGCCGGTTTATGGATATCTACGCCGCCATGTGTCGCTTCCATATGAAGACCTTCGGTACTACGCAGCGGCAGATTGCTGCGGTGTCGGCCAAAAACCACGGCCATTCGGTGCACAACCCCAACTCTCAGTTTCGCCAGCCGTTCACGGTGGAAGAAATATTGGCAGCGCCGCCCATTACCTACCCCATCACCCTGCCCATGTGTGCGCCACTGTCCGACGGTGCCGCCGCGGCCATTCTGTGTACCGAGGAAGGGCTCAAGCGCATTGGTGCCGACAGAAAACGCTGCATCAGAGTCGCCGCCAGTGTAATCCAGAGTTTCAGCCACCGCCCGCTGGAGAAGCCCGAGCTGCACGTAGGCCGCCGCGCGGCGGATCTCGCCTATGAAACCGCCGGGCTCGGCCCCGGAGATATGCAGGTAGCCGAAGTACACGACGCTTCCGCCATGGGTGAAATCATCCAGGCGGAAAACCTGCGCCTGGTACCACTGGGAGAAGGCGGTCCAGCCGCGGAGCGCGGGGATTTCACCCTCGGCGGGCGCATCCCGGTCAATACCTCCGGTGGCCTGCAATCCAAGGGCCATCCCCTCGGCGCCACCGGCATCGGCCAGCTGTACGAGCTGGTAACGCAGCTGCGCGGTGAGGCCGGTGCGCGGCAGGTGGTTGGCGCTCGCCACGCCATTCAGGAAAACGGTGGTGGTTTACAGGGTATCGAGGAAGCTGCCCTTGCGATTCATATTCTCAGTAAGTAA
- a CDS encoding DUF1254 domain-containing protein yields MLRNFIYTAVLSAVATNAFADTPKYKMTTDMPASITTPDTVETSAGTFRFFDGVPDLKSVQTAYDVLDRMRGTEAYITGLPTASAYALYTGPKAIGWERPNQIQLFKDLLDSTALILTGNTSTLYAISTLDLKTDGATVIEIPPGMLGALDSAWFKFIGNFGPAGQDKGKGGKYLVLPPGYKGDVPNGYFILKAPTYRNWLFLRGSIAKGLKPAVENIEKHLRVYPLAKASNPPATEFINASGKQMNTIPANDFSFYEQLNAAVQYEPIDSLDPVTRGLYASIGIVKDKPFKPDARMRRLLTDAVAIGNAIARANTFYPRNKGNYIYGEGSGWVMGYADKNTTFTYSGAYDSMAAAFFHYNAIGVTPAMALTRPGAGSDYGINGTDSKKRALDGSKTYRLRLPPNVPVKDFWAVTIYDTQTRSLLQTDQQFPTVGSQTEGMQKNTDGSYDIYFSPKPPQGKEGNWLQTIPGKSWMIILRMYGPQEAWIDKTWRPGEIELME; encoded by the coding sequence ATGTTAAGAAATTTCATCTATACCGCCGTGCTGTCAGCTGTCGCCACGAACGCCTTCGCAGACACGCCCAAATACAAGATGACCACGGACATGCCAGCGTCGATTACCACGCCGGACACTGTGGAAACTTCGGCTGGTACCTTTCGCTTCTTTGATGGAGTCCCCGACCTAAAATCGGTGCAGACCGCCTACGATGTGCTCGATCGCATGCGTGGTACCGAAGCGTACATCACCGGCCTGCCTACAGCCTCCGCGTACGCCCTGTATACGGGGCCAAAAGCCATTGGCTGGGAGAGGCCCAACCAGATCCAACTGTTCAAAGACCTATTGGACTCCACAGCGCTGATTCTGACTGGCAATACCTCCACGCTATACGCCATTTCCACCCTGGATCTGAAGACAGACGGCGCCACCGTGATCGAGATACCGCCGGGTATGCTCGGCGCGCTCGACAGCGCCTGGTTCAAATTTATTGGCAACTTTGGCCCCGCAGGGCAGGACAAGGGGAAAGGCGGTAAATACCTAGTGCTGCCGCCCGGTTACAAGGGTGATGTTCCCAATGGCTATTTCATATTGAAGGCCCCCACCTACCGCAATTGGCTGTTCTTGCGCGGCTCCATTGCCAAAGGCCTGAAACCGGCGGTGGAAAATATCGAAAAGCATCTGCGAGTCTACCCGCTCGCCAAGGCGAGCAATCCGCCGGCGACCGAGTTCATCAATGCCTCCGGCAAACAAATGAACACCATCCCCGCCAACGATTTCAGTTTCTATGAGCAGCTGAACGCCGCAGTGCAGTACGAGCCGATCGACTCTCTGGACCCCGTCACCCGCGGTCTCTACGCGTCCATCGGCATTGTCAAGGACAAGCCATTTAAACCCGACGCACGCATGAGGAGACTGCTGACCGATGCCGTGGCCATCGGCAATGCCATCGCCCGTGCCAATACCTTCTATCCGCGCAATAAAGGCAATTACATTTATGGCGAAGGCAGCGGCTGGGTTATGGGGTACGCAGACAAGAACACCACCTTCACCTATAGCGGTGCGTACGATTCCATGGCCGCGGCCTTCTTTCACTACAATGCCATCGGTGTCACTCCAGCGATGGCGCTCACCCGTCCCGGCGCCGGCTCGGATTACGGCATCAACGGCACGGATTCAAAAAAGCGTGCTCTGGATGGCTCCAAAACCTACCGTCTGAGGCTACCGCCCAATGTGCCGGTAAAAGATTTCTGGGCGGTGACTATATACGACACCCAAACCCGTTCACTGCTGCAAACCGACCAGCAGTTTCCCACCGTGGGTAGCCAAACCGAGGGCATGCAGAAAAATACCGACGGCTCCTACGACATCTACTTTTCACCCAAACCTCCCCAAGGCAAGGAAGGCAACTGGTTGCAGACGATTCCGGGCAAGAGCTGGATGATCATCCTGCGTATGTACGGCCCGCAGGAGGCGTGGATTGATAAAACCTGGAGGCCCGGCGAGATAGAGCTGATGGAGTGA
- a CDS encoding SDR family NAD(P)-dependent oxidoreductase, which produces MFENKVVVITGAGSGIGRALAVQFAEAGARLALSDIHDAGLNATLAMLPAHIEARGYQLDASSRAAMFDHADEVQRDFGTAHYVVNNAGATVVGTVANTDIEEYEWQLNLNLYGVLYGTKAFLPMMLAQREGCIINISSVFGLLAFPSQSAYNMSKFAVRGLTECLWQELEGTGVRAVCVHPGGIKTNIERAGRRVKAAGTEEEKFLAQAEKMLVTPPETCAAQILRGLRKGKKRILTGHLSRTIFWLVRLLPDSYPVILRRLG; this is translated from the coding sequence ATGTTCGAGAATAAAGTGGTTGTCATTACCGGCGCCGGTTCCGGTATCGGCCGGGCTCTCGCGGTTCAATTTGCCGAGGCCGGCGCGCGTCTGGCGCTTTCCGATATCCATGACGCGGGATTGAATGCCACCCTTGCCATGCTGCCCGCTCACATCGAGGCGCGGGGTTACCAACTGGATGCCAGTTCGCGGGCAGCAATGTTCGATCACGCGGACGAAGTGCAGCGCGACTTCGGCACCGCCCACTATGTCGTCAACAACGCCGGCGCCACCGTGGTCGGTACCGTCGCCAATACGGATATCGAGGAGTACGAGTGGCAGCTGAACCTCAATCTCTACGGCGTGCTCTACGGCACCAAGGCCTTCCTGCCGATGATGCTGGCGCAACGCGAAGGCTGCATCATCAACATCTCCAGCGTATTCGGCCTGCTGGCGTTCCCCAGCCAGAGTGCCTACAACATGTCGAAGTTTGCCGTGCGCGGCCTGACCGAATGTCTTTGGCAGGAACTGGAAGGCACCGGCGTGCGCGCTGTGTGTGTACACCCCGGTGGTATCAAAACCAACATTGAGCGCGCCGGGCGCAGGGTAAAAGCCGCCGGCACCGAAGAAGAGAAATTTCTGGCGCAGGCAGAGAAAATGCTGGTGACGCCGCCAGAGACCTGCGCCGCGCAAATCCTCCGCGGTCTACGCAAAGGGAAAAAGCGCATACTCACCGGCCATCTGTCGCGCACTATTTTCTGGCTGGTCAGGCTGTTACCGGACAGCTACCCGGTGATTCTGCGCCGGCTGGGTTGA
- a CDS encoding transporter, whose protein sequence is MNIRIIGLFLMAPAFALAQSGEDLAKKLANPIASLISVPFQGNWDYDVGPLEDGERFTLNIQPVIPISINDNWNLISRTILPVINQRRIFPGSGTQTGLGATTQSLFFSPKEPTEHGIIWGAGPVFLIPTTTDELLGTEKWGAGPTAVALKQQNHWTYGALVNQIWSFAGPDNDPNVNQAFIQPFFSYTTSTAWTFTFTTESTYDWDSEQWTVPLDFLVAKVFKIGHQHAQLQVGPRYYADSPTTGPHNWGFRVNFVLMYPK, encoded by the coding sequence ATGAATATTCGGATTATTGGCCTTTTCCTGATGGCGCCGGCATTTGCTCTGGCGCAAAGCGGTGAGGATCTGGCGAAAAAACTCGCCAACCCCATCGCCAGCCTGATCAGCGTGCCCTTTCAGGGCAACTGGGATTACGACGTGGGGCCGCTGGAAGACGGCGAGCGCTTCACCCTGAATATCCAACCGGTGATCCCCATTTCCATCAACGACAATTGGAACCTGATCAGCCGCACGATACTCCCGGTAATCAACCAACGCCGGATATTTCCCGGCAGCGGCACCCAGACCGGCCTCGGCGCCACCACCCAGAGCCTGTTCTTTTCTCCCAAGGAACCAACTGAACACGGCATCATCTGGGGGGCGGGTCCGGTATTCCTGATTCCCACCACCACCGACGAACTGCTCGGCACGGAGAAATGGGGCGCGGGCCCCACCGCGGTGGCGCTCAAACAGCAGAACCACTGGACTTACGGTGCGCTGGTGAACCAGATATGGTCCTTCGCCGGCCCCGACAATGACCCGAACGTCAACCAGGCATTTATACAGCCCTTCTTTTCCTACACTACGTCTACCGCCTGGACCTTTACCTTCACGACCGAGTCCACTTACGACTGGGACAGCGAACAGTGGACAGTGCCACTGGACTTTCTGGTCGCCAAGGTGTTCAAGATCGGGCACCAGCACGCTCAGCTTCAGGTAGGCCCGCGCTACTATGCCGACAGCCCAACGACCGGTCCGCACAACTGGGGATTCCGCGTTAACTTCGTACTGATGTACCCCAAGTAA
- a CDS encoding acyl-CoA dehydrogenase family protein, with the protein MLKVTSAFDGAHCALQITNTREAPIAMQLKTQLTLPDVGLSGFETPLSEEEAAIQASVHRFARDTLRPLGAELDRMSADDVVAPGSPYYSAFAEFAKLGLSPELLSELPPEMAVRVESLIGEELGWGDAGLGVSLGAAGFPLQMATAMGDRELIELCTGKIGCWVITQPDRGSDVQVFDMAREWVPGQQGNKGNLWAQVRGDDIVINGQCSAWVSNGAVAQVALCYMAADYGDGFFEADGRPNGLSVIVPLDLPGVTRGKPLDKIGQRALPQGEIYFDNVRVPKRYAVALKDEYYGNMASTWSYAGTHMSQVFTGVARAAFEMALQYCHERKQGGRLLIDHQLTRFRLGDMLRRVELARATARRALAFARLSPNSHPYATASAKVTVTEEAMHVAGEALQLFGGAGTSREYPIEKLVRDARAALIEDGENRVLTMRLGLLAQQLYAEGWTQN; encoded by the coding sequence TTGCTGAAAGTCACCAGCGCCTTCGACGGCGCACACTGTGCGCTGCAGATAACAAATACGCGCGAGGCACCGATAGCGATGCAACTGAAAACCCAACTGACCCTGCCGGACGTCGGACTCTCCGGCTTTGAAACGCCGCTCAGCGAAGAGGAAGCAGCCATCCAGGCCTCCGTGCACCGTTTCGCCCGCGATACTCTGCGTCCGCTGGGCGCGGAGCTGGACAGGATGAGTGCCGATGACGTGGTTGCTCCCGGCTCCCCCTATTACAGCGCCTTTGCCGAGTTCGCCAAACTTGGTTTGAGCCCGGAGTTGCTGTCGGAACTCCCCCCGGAAATGGCGGTGCGCGTGGAGTCCCTGATTGGCGAGGAGCTTGGCTGGGGCGACGCCGGCCTCGGTGTATCGCTCGGCGCCGCAGGCTTCCCCCTGCAGATGGCCACCGCCATGGGCGACCGCGAACTGATCGAGCTGTGCACCGGCAAAATCGGCTGTTGGGTGATTACCCAGCCGGACAGGGGCAGCGATGTGCAGGTGTTCGACATGGCCCGCGAATGGGTGCCCGGCCAGCAAGGCAACAAGGGCAACCTGTGGGCACAGGTGCGCGGCGATGACATTGTCATCAACGGTCAGTGCTCGGCGTGGGTCTCCAACGGCGCCGTAGCGCAGGTGGCACTCTGTTATATGGCCGCCGATTACGGCGACGGCTTTTTCGAGGCGGATGGACGACCGAACGGCCTGAGCGTCATCGTGCCCCTGGATCTCCCCGGTGTTACCCGTGGCAAACCGCTGGACAAAATCGGCCAGCGCGCCCTGCCCCAGGGTGAAATCTATTTCGACAATGTACGCGTGCCGAAACGTTACGCGGTGGCGTTGAAAGACGAGTACTACGGGAACATGGCCTCTACCTGGTCCTACGCCGGCACCCATATGTCCCAGGTGTTTACCGGTGTGGCGCGCGCCGCCTTTGAAATGGCCCTGCAGTATTGCCACGAACGCAAACAGGGTGGCCGCCTGCTGATCGACCACCAGCTCACTCGCTTCCGCCTCGGCGACATGCTGCGCCGAGTGGAACTGGCGCGGGCCACCGCACGCCGCGCGCTGGCGTTTGCGCGCCTGTCGCCCAACAGCCATCCCTATGCCACCGCGTCTGCCAAGGTCACCGTCACCGAGGAAGCCATGCATGTGGCCGGCGAAGCGCTGCAACTATTTGGCGGCGCCGGCACCTCGCGGGAATACCCCATCGAAAAACTGGTGCGCGACGCCCGCGCCGCGCTGATCGAAGACGGCGAAAACCGTGTACTCACCATGCGCCTGGGGCTGCTGGCCCAGCAACTCTATGCCGAAGGCTGGACCCAGAACTGA